The Carnobacterium mobile DSM 4848 genome includes a window with the following:
- a CDS encoding lipopolysaccharide biosynthesis protein, translating to MNLVDEFKKGVFFSAIGKYSNIIVQLLVQAILSRLLTPKEYGVVAVVNVFLVFFQMLADFGIGPAIIQNKKLAKKEINSIFIFSCYLAIVLGIVFMLLGYPISLFYNDAIYIPISLVLGVCVFFYGVLVVPQNMLLREKNFMTVNMVTVIANVLSGVISVVLAVLGFSYYSLIISNTLKAAFLFFVFYFKTQLKIGFKLEMTPIKKIFSFSKNQFVFNFINYFSGNLDKILIGKYFSTSSLAYYDKSYQLSLYPNQILTNVIYPVIQPIMSDFETRMDKIKQVYLLLTRFLGTIGLSLSVFLIFSSKEIIFFLFGDQWGGSVPSFQILAFSVWIQLILTITGAIFQSANRTDLLLVSGVLTAVTNITAMIIGIGTGKIEFVALLLVVAFTINFMQTNYLLMYRMFDSNYLEFFKILFKPTLMALSQIIVFAMLPVLPFSNFIDLIVKGLIFVLVFGAGLIATGEMKVIRSIIIKK from the coding sequence ATGAACCTAGTCGATGAATTTAAAAAGGGAGTATTTTTTAGTGCTATTGGAAAATATTCAAATATTATCGTTCAACTCCTTGTCCAAGCAATTCTTTCAAGGTTATTGACTCCAAAAGAATATGGTGTAGTTGCTGTAGTGAATGTGTTTTTAGTTTTTTTCCAGATGTTAGCTGATTTTGGAATTGGTCCAGCTATTATTCAGAATAAAAAGCTAGCTAAAAAAGAAATCAACAGTATTTTTATTTTTTCTTGTTACTTAGCTATTGTTTTAGGAATCGTTTTTATGTTGTTAGGCTATCCTATCAGCTTGTTCTATAACGATGCTATCTACATACCTATCAGCTTAGTGTTGGGAGTGTGCGTGTTTTTTTATGGAGTTTTAGTAGTACCTCAAAATATGTTGTTAAGAGAAAAAAACTTTATGACGGTTAATATGGTAACCGTTATTGCCAATGTACTTTCCGGAGTTATTTCAGTCGTATTAGCTGTTCTTGGGTTTAGCTATTATTCGCTGATTATCAGCAATACGTTGAAAGCAGCATTTTTATTCTTTGTTTTTTATTTTAAAACACAGTTAAAAATCGGTTTTAAATTAGAGATGACACCGATAAAGAAAATATTTTCTTTTTCTAAAAATCAATTTGTTTTTAATTTCATCAATTATTTCTCAGGAAATTTAGATAAAATTTTAATTGGCAAGTATTTTTCAACCAGTTCTTTAGCATATTACGATAAGTCTTATCAATTATCCTTATATCCTAATCAAATACTGACAAATGTGATTTATCCGGTCATTCAGCCAATCATGTCAGACTTTGAAACCCGAATGGATAAAATCAAACAAGTTTATTTATTGTTGACTCGCTTTTTAGGCACAATTGGGTTATCTCTATCCGTATTTTTAATCTTTTCTTCAAAAGAAATCATTTTTTTCTTATTCGGTGATCAGTGGGGCGGAAGTGTCCCATCATTTCAAATTTTGGCTTTCTCTGTATGGATTCAATTGATATTAACCATTACAGGAGCAATCTTTCAATCTGCTAATCGAACAGATTTATTATTGGTTTCAGGAGTTTTGACAGCAGTAACCAATATCACAGCAATGATTATCGGAATTGGCACAGGAAAGATTGAGTTTGTGGCTTTATTACTCGTCGTCGCATTTACAATTAATTTTATGCAGACCAACTATCTTTTAATGTATCGAATGTTTGATTCAAATTATTTGGAGTTTTTTAAGATTTTATTTAAGCCAACATTAATGGCTCTCTCTCAAATAATCGTATTTGCTATGCTCCCTGTGTTGCCATTTTCGAATTTCATTGATTTAATTGTAAAAGGATTGATTTTTGTCCTAGTATTTGGAGCAGGATTGATAGCAACAGGTGAAATGAAAGTAATTAGAAGTATCATTATAAAGAAATAA
- a CDS encoding glycosyltransferase family 2 protein: MAVVSIIMPIFNVEKYLKKSIESVLNQTHQNIELILVNDGSPDDSVKICKYYEKLDQRVRVIDQENAGVGYARNAGLAIASGDYIYFADSDDYIEPNLIEDNVKIAEEATADLVVFGFFEETLKADGNHTYSVKVPNLENTKTKEQFRNAFNSFYYFTPYALWNKLYKREYLKKAEIHFSKQKIGEDALFNQSVYLNLEKSAFNKKAYYHYVYREGSAVNHYLKNRFEQEYNVAQHFESLMNKWDKKNENQDLINREYWNAIYLEIKNLTSGECLMSQKEKVKRLKQIMEKQKLKEVIAVLDSEDEQNKFVKLLIMLVKNEKYDFALKLMKVRVTIGRKNQSTLAALKRYFIKNDKGS; this comes from the coding sequence ATGGCTGTTGTATCTATCATTATGCCAATATTCAATGTTGAAAAATATTTAAAAAAATCGATAGAAAGCGTCTTGAACCAAACACATCAAAACATAGAATTAATTTTAGTTAATGATGGTTCTCCTGATGATTCAGTTAAAATATGTAAATATTATGAAAAACTGGACCAGCGAGTGAGGGTAATCGACCAAGAAAATGCTGGAGTTGGCTATGCCCGCAATGCTGGCTTGGCTATAGCAAGTGGAGACTACATCTATTTTGCAGATTCAGATGACTATATCGAACCTAATTTGATTGAAGATAATGTAAAGATTGCTGAAGAAGCAACTGCTGATTTAGTGGTATTTGGATTTTTTGAAGAAACTCTAAAAGCGGATGGAAATCATACTTATAGTGTGAAAGTTCCAAATTTGGAAAATACGAAAACTAAAGAACAATTTAGAAATGCTTTTAATTCTTTCTATTATTTCACGCCTTACGCTTTATGGAACAAGTTATATAAGCGAGAGTATTTAAAGAAAGCTGAAATTCACTTTTCGAAACAAAAAATTGGTGAAGATGCGTTGTTCAATCAGTCGGTCTATCTTAACTTAGAAAAGTCAGCTTTTAATAAAAAAGCTTATTACCATTATGTTTATAGAGAAGGTTCTGCAGTCAATCATTACTTAAAAAATCGTTTTGAACAAGAATACAATGTAGCTCAACATTTTGAAAGCTTAATGAATAAGTGGGATAAAAAAAATGAAAATCAAGACTTGATCAACAGAGAGTATTGGAATGCTATTTACTTGGAAATAAAAAACCTAACTTCTGGTGAATGCCTTATGAGCCAAAAAGAAAAAGTAAAACGATTAAAACAAATAATGGAAAAACAAAAGTTAAAAGAAGTGATAGCAGTTTTAGATAGTGAAGATGAACAGAATAAATTCGTAAAGCTGCTCATTATGTTAGTAAAAAATGAGAAATATGATTTTGCACTAAAGTTGATGAAAGTAAGAGTGACTATAGGAAGAAAGAATCAATCGACTTTAGCTGCTTTAAAAAGATATTTTATAAAAAATGATAAAGGAAGTTGA
- the map gene encoding type I methionyl aminopeptidase, whose protein sequence is MITLKSTREIDAMAESGALLASIHEALRDFIKPGVTGSEINTFFQDRIEAGGGIAEQIGFEGYEYATCISVNDEICHGFPLDKPLKDGDLIKVDTVVNLRGAMSDSCWSYVVGESTPEIDKLMEVTKHALYKGIEQAQVGNRIGDIGHAIQTYVEGEGFSVVREFVGHGIGPTMHEAPSVPHYGEAGKGLRLKEGMVITIEPMVNTGTWKSKMDDNGWTARTKDGGLSCQYEHTLAITKEGPRILTQQKD, encoded by the coding sequence TTGATTACACTAAAATCAACACGTGAAATTGATGCAATGGCTGAATCAGGTGCTTTATTAGCCAGCATCCATGAAGCTTTACGCGACTTTATTAAACCAGGTGTAACTGGATCAGAAATCAACACATTTTTCCAAGACCGCATTGAAGCAGGCGGCGGAATTGCTGAGCAAATTGGTTTTGAAGGGTATGAATATGCAACTTGTATTAGCGTCAATGATGAAATTTGTCATGGATTTCCACTAGACAAACCGTTAAAAGACGGCGATCTCATTAAAGTAGATACCGTTGTGAACTTACGCGGCGCCATGAGTGATTCTTGTTGGAGCTACGTGGTCGGCGAATCCACACCAGAAATAGACAAATTGATGGAAGTAACAAAACATGCACTTTACAAAGGAATTGAACAAGCACAAGTCGGAAACCGTATTGGGGATATCGGCCATGCTATTCAAACCTATGTTGAAGGAGAAGGTTTTTCAGTCGTGCGGGAATTTGTCGGTCACGGCATTGGACCGACGATGCATGAAGCCCCTTCTGTTCCGCATTATGGCGAAGCAGGCAAAGGTTTGCGTCTAAAAGAAGGAATGGTCATTACAATCGAGCCCATGGTCAATACTGGAACATGGAAATCAAAAATGGACGACAATGGCTGGACTGCTCGTACAAAAGATGGCGGATTGAGCTGCCAGTACGAACACACTTTAGCTATTACTAAAGAAGGCCCAAGAATCCTAACCCAACAAAAAGATTAA
- a CDS encoding glycosyltransferase family 2 protein, which yields MDNNPVVSIIVPVYNVEAYIEECLESIINQTYQQLEIIVVDDGSTDKSNELVKTYLSDKRIRFIEQENKGLSGARNSGLKVATGKYVLFVDSDDYIRVNMLTELVSRIEEGQADLVRFNGSAFVDGMEKVVDHDYYDFSHRLEEKHIYREDSFQANRRTFVSPVYLYLVKRSVLTEHNLLFREDIIHEDELFTPQLFLAIQTMIYVNAAYYYRRYRENSIMTIQSTAQLQRSFDSYLKIFKELELVYQSEAYNKEQKKLIKRQMLSIYNGMKENKLDKEEKRTALNHLKSIKLKDKVYLVLQKLRYKMKIV from the coding sequence ATGGATAACAACCCAGTCGTTTCAATTATTGTTCCAGTTTATAATGTTGAAGCGTATATCGAAGAATGCTTGGAATCGATTATAAACCAAACCTATCAGCAACTTGAAATCATTGTAGTAGATGATGGCAGTACAGATAAAAGCAATGAACTTGTAAAAACTTATTTATCAGATAAAAGAATTCGTTTTATTGAACAAGAAAACAAAGGATTATCCGGAGCACGAAACAGCGGCTTAAAAGTAGCTACAGGGAAATATGTACTGTTTGTTGATTCAGACGATTATATTAGAGTGAACATGCTGACTGAGCTGGTTTCAAGAATAGAAGAAGGCCAGGCTGACTTGGTACGCTTTAACGGATCAGCTTTTGTAGATGGAATGGAAAAAGTAGTGGATCATGATTATTATGATTTTAGTCATCGTTTAGAAGAAAAACATATCTACCGTGAAGATAGTTTTCAAGCTAATCGCAGAACCTTCGTTTCACCTGTCTACTTGTACCTCGTAAAACGTAGTGTTTTGACTGAACATAATCTATTGTTTAGAGAAGATATCATCCATGAAGATGAATTATTTACTCCTCAATTGTTTCTTGCTATTCAAACGATGATTTATGTGAATGCTGCTTATTATTATCGCCGATATCGGGAAAACTCTATTATGACGATTCAAAGCACTGCACAACTGCAACGTTCATTTGATTCCTATCTAAAAATATTTAAGGAATTAGAGTTAGTGTATCAAAGTGAGGCCTATAATAAAGAACAAAAAAAATTGATTAAACGTCAAATGCTGTCGATTTATAATGGTATGAAAGAGAACAAATTAGATAAAGAAGAAAAAAGAACAGCATTAAATCATTTGAAATCTATTAAATTGAAAGACAAAGTTTATTTGGTACTACAAAAATTAAGATATAAAATGAAAATTGTTTGA
- a CDS encoding acyltransferase, giving the protein MKNRVLYADVLRVAAIFLVIVIHTVSLDFGSYPVASYQWQTLNIYNGFSRISVPLFFMVSGIFFLDPQKEVPIKKLYQKNIFRIVLAFIFWSALYALIFTIYEYRTVNGHVVKLMYQAFIEGHFHLWFLFRLIEVYVMIPFLRKIAEDKRLIEYFLFFCFVVGFLNPTYHAFPLKSTTTIVERGLNLDITFGYLGYFFAGYYLSRYSLSKIAKLFIYSLGIAGVVGTIFVANVHSLKTGKPYSLSYEYLTPNVFFTSTAAFLFVKESLQQHELSEKTSKWIIELSRYSFGIYLVHVLIRFIFTKFGLTTFIFTPILSIPLLAVLLFLVSYLCVKLLSKIPFLKRFIL; this is encoded by the coding sequence ATGAAAAACAGAGTTTTATATGCAGATGTCCTCCGAGTAGCAGCTATCTTTTTAGTCATTGTGATCCATACTGTATCTCTTGATTTTGGTTCATATCCGGTTGCTTCTTATCAATGGCAGACGTTGAACATCTATAACGGTTTCTCTCGTATTAGTGTGCCGTTATTTTTTATGGTCAGCGGCATCTTCTTTTTAGACCCTCAAAAAGAAGTCCCTATCAAAAAACTGTACCAAAAAAATATTTTTCGTATCGTACTCGCTTTTATTTTTTGGTCCGCGTTGTATGCGCTTATTTTTACAATATATGAATACCGTACAGTCAATGGCCATGTAGTAAAACTGATGTATCAAGCATTTATTGAAGGTCATTTCCATTTGTGGTTTTTATTCCGTTTAATTGAAGTCTATGTAATGATCCCGTTTTTAAGAAAAATTGCTGAAGACAAGCGATTAATAGAATATTTTTTGTTTTTCTGTTTTGTTGTTGGTTTCCTCAACCCGACTTATCATGCATTCCCGCTTAAATCAACCACCACGATTGTTGAAAGAGGCCTTAATTTAGACATTACATTTGGTTACCTCGGTTATTTTTTTGCTGGCTATTATTTATCGCGTTATTCCTTGTCAAAAATCGCAAAACTATTTATTTACAGTTTAGGCATAGCTGGAGTAGTTGGCACGATTTTCGTAGCGAATGTTCACTCGTTGAAGACGGGGAAACCCTACAGTCTTTCATATGAATACCTAACACCTAACGTCTTTTTTACGAGTACAGCGGCTTTTTTATTCGTTAAAGAAAGTTTGCAACAGCATGAATTATCTGAAAAGACAAGCAAATGGATAATTGAACTTTCTCGTTATTCATTTGGAATTTATTTAGTTCATGTACTGATTCGTTTTATTTTTACAAAATTTGGACTAACAACTTTCATCTTCACACCGATCCTGTCTATTCCGCTACTAGCCGTTTTGTTGTTCTTAGTCAGTTATCTCTGTGTTAAGCTGTTATCAAAGATTCCTTTTCTAAAACGATTTATTTTATAA
- a CDS encoding glycosyltransferase family 1 protein yields the protein MKEPIRVLHFQGRLGSGGMETFMMNAYRSLDRTKIQFDFLIYDDYEDVKPYNKEIQKMGGHIYVVPNPKRNIIAYIKAVRELLRDKKFEVVHNQVFFGGGINLKLAKEAGIKKRIAHSHFTSDGKGNSIPIIVLRKVFHRLLLKNATVFLACSMEAGYGLYGKKQPFTLIPNGIDLNMYQSVPESKEQVRADLSIPEDSLVVGHVGRFDEQKNHKFLVEIFKEIVNKKENSHLLLIGVGKLQDEVKEQVKKMGIEEKVTFLGLRKDIPYVLKSMDVFLMPSLYEGLPVSAVEAQAANLKLVLSTEVTRETQLSENVQFLSLEDTPQKWAFAVISEPMMNSPFIELDNYDMKHTANLLENIYLS from the coding sequence ATGAAAGAACCAATTAGAGTTTTACATTTTCAAGGAAGATTAGGATCTGGTGGAATGGAAACATTTATGATGAACGCTTATCGTAGTTTAGATCGAACTAAAATTCAATTTGACTTTCTCATTTATGATGATTATGAAGATGTTAAACCTTATAATAAAGAAATTCAAAAAATGGGAGGACATATTTATGTCGTTCCTAATCCAAAACGTAATATTATTGCATATATTAAAGCAGTTCGTGAACTATTACGAGATAAGAAGTTTGAAGTAGTCCATAATCAAGTTTTTTTTGGCGGAGGAATCAATTTAAAACTAGCTAAAGAAGCTGGAATAAAAAAAAGAATAGCTCACAGTCATTTTACTTCTGATGGAAAAGGTAATAGTATTCCTATTATAGTACTACGAAAAGTTTTTCATAGATTACTATTGAAAAACGCCACAGTTTTCTTAGCTTGTTCTATGGAAGCTGGGTATGGTCTATATGGCAAAAAACAGCCCTTTACTCTAATTCCTAATGGAATTGACCTTAATATGTATCAATCAGTTCCGGAAAGCAAAGAACAGGTTAGAGCAGATTTATCAATCCCTGAAGACTCATTAGTTGTTGGGCATGTAGGGAGATTCGACGAACAAAAAAATCACAAATTTTTAGTTGAAATATTCAAAGAAATTGTAAACAAAAAAGAAAATAGTCACCTTCTTTTAATAGGCGTAGGTAAGTTGCAAGATGAAGTAAAAGAACAAGTGAAAAAAATGGGCATTGAAGAAAAAGTTACTTTTCTTGGCTTACGAAAAGATATACCTTATGTGCTTAAATCAATGGACGTTTTTTTAATGCCGTCTTTATATGAAGGACTTCCGGTTTCAGCAGTTGAAGCACAAGCTGCTAATCTAAAACTAGTACTTTCTACAGAAGTAACTCGTGAAACCCAATTATCAGAGAATGTTCAGTTTTTATCTCTAGAAGATACTCCTCAAAAATGGGCGTTTGCTGTAATAAGCGAACCAATGATGAATTCACCTTTTATAGAATTGGACAATTACGATATGAAGCATACAGCAAATTTGTTAGAGAACATTTATTTAAGTTAA
- a CDS encoding aminopeptidase — protein MVLPNFDELLNKYAYAIVKTGINVQKGHTVILQTDVDQAPLARLITKKAYELGAKEVIVKWSDDIVNREQFIGTPQDVLTDIPQYKIDESLDMIAKGASRISLRSSDPDALAGVDGEKVAAYQAAVGKALSEQRKATQANKVSWVVAAAAGAKWAAKVFPDLATEEEQVDALWDAIFKAVHMYDADPIATWEQKDVTLNEKADELNKEQFSALHYTAPGTDLTVGLPANHRWEGAGSDNVRGERFMANMPTEEVFTAPDANRVDGVVRSTKPLSYAGTTILDMEFTFKDGKVVNVTAAEGEDVLKRLIATDEGAARLGEVALVPDPSPISQSGITFYNTLFDENASNHLALGSAYAFSLIGGTEMSEEELKAAGLNRSTVHVDFMIGSKDMDVDGVRADGSTVPIFRNGDWA, from the coding sequence ATGGTATTACCAAATTTTGATGAGCTTTTAAACAAATATGCTTATGCCATCGTTAAGACAGGCATCAACGTTCAAAAAGGACACACAGTGATTCTTCAAACAGATGTTGATCAAGCACCGCTTGCCCGCTTGATTACAAAGAAAGCGTATGAATTAGGAGCTAAAGAAGTTATTGTAAAATGGTCTGATGATATCGTAAACCGCGAACAGTTTATCGGGACTCCACAAGACGTTTTGACTGATATTCCGCAATACAAAATAGACGAATCGTTAGATATGATCGCTAAAGGCGCAAGCCGAATCAGTTTGCGTTCTTCTGATCCAGATGCTTTAGCGGGTGTAGATGGCGAAAAAGTTGCTGCTTATCAAGCAGCTGTTGGAAAAGCTTTAAGCGAACAACGGAAAGCTACACAAGCAAACAAAGTCAGCTGGGTTGTTGCCGCTGCTGCTGGTGCAAAATGGGCAGCTAAAGTCTTCCCTGATTTAGCAACGGAAGAAGAACAAGTGGATGCATTATGGGATGCCATCTTTAAGGCAGTTCATATGTACGACGCTGATCCAATTGCTACATGGGAACAAAAAGATGTGACGTTAAATGAAAAAGCAGACGAATTAAACAAAGAACAATTTTCTGCTTTACACTATACAGCCCCTGGCACAGACTTGACAGTTGGATTACCAGCTAACCACCGTTGGGAAGGCGCCGGTAGTGATAATGTTCGCGGAGAACGTTTCATGGCCAATATGCCGACAGAAGAAGTCTTTACAGCTCCTGATGCCAATCGTGTTGACGGTGTGGTTAGAAGTACTAAACCTTTGAGCTACGCTGGAACCACTATTTTAGATATGGAATTTACTTTTAAAGATGGCAAAGTAGTAAACGTGACTGCTGCAGAAGGCGAAGATGTCTTGAAACGCTTGATTGCAACAGATGAAGGAGCAGCTCGCTTAGGTGAAGTGGCTTTAGTACCGGACCCTTCTCCTATTTCACAATCGGGTATTACGTTCTACAATACGTTATTTGACGAAAATGCTTCAAACCATTTAGCTCTAGGTTCAGCTTATGCCTTTAGTTTGATCGGCGGAACAGAAATGTCCGAAGAAGAATTAAAAGCAGCTGGCTTAAACCGTTCTACCGTCCACGTAGACTTTATGATCGGTTCAAAAGACATGGATGTTGATGGAGTTCGAGCAGACGGCAGTACCGTTCCAATCTTCCGTAACGGCGACTGGGCGTAA
- a CDS encoding YihY/virulence factor BrkB family protein: MAQLTNKKQSIKVFSQILKVKYKEAEVSNSGAVIAYYFLLSLFPLLIVIGNLLPLLNLSPEFFYPYLENAIPSYLVESLKPIMNQILTSGNGGVLSIAAIGTLWSASRGMNAMQMSMNKAYGVNPRKNIIFVRLASVTFTVILLLGLVLLVVVFSFGQLILEHLTPLLHLSAGFMDTFLSIRWPVTMFTLFFAFSLLYYFVPNANLKLKHVLPGSVFSTIGWMLITQAFTIYVSYFAKGTLSYGAIGTLIVFMLWLNVLGALLTSGAIVNAAITEYKDGEIEQANSRIGNYVDRKLRRR; encoded by the coding sequence ATGGCTCAATTAACGAATAAAAAGCAATCGATTAAAGTGTTTAGTCAAATTTTAAAAGTAAAATACAAAGAAGCTGAAGTAAGCAATTCAGGAGCCGTAATTGCTTATTATTTTTTATTGTCCTTATTTCCTTTATTGATCGTGATTGGGAACTTATTGCCATTATTAAATTTATCTCCTGAATTTTTTTATCCTTACTTGGAAAATGCTATACCCAGTTACTTAGTAGAAAGTTTAAAACCGATCATGAATCAGATTTTAACCTCAGGCAACGGAGGAGTATTGTCAATTGCAGCTATCGGAACATTATGGTCAGCAAGCCGGGGCATGAATGCTATGCAAATGAGTATGAATAAAGCTTATGGAGTAAACCCGCGAAAAAATATCATTTTTGTTCGGTTGGCTTCTGTTACCTTCACAGTCATTTTATTGTTGGGCCTTGTGTTGTTGGTCGTTGTCTTCAGTTTTGGTCAGTTGATTTTAGAACACCTCACACCATTATTGCACTTATCTGCCGGTTTCATGGATACATTTCTTAGTATTCGGTGGCCAGTCACCATGTTTACCTTGTTTTTTGCCTTTTCTTTGTTGTATTATTTTGTGCCAAATGCCAATTTAAAATTAAAACATGTACTGCCAGGTTCTGTTTTTTCAACCATTGGCTGGATGCTGATTACTCAAGCTTTCACAATCTATGTTAGTTACTTTGCCAAAGGCACATTGAGTTATGGAGCTATCGGTACGTTGATCGTATTTATGTTGTGGCTGAACGTATTAGGTGCTTTATTGACATCAGGAGCAATTGTGAATGCTGCTATCACCGAATACAAAGACGGTGAGATTGAACAAGCCAATAGCCGGATTGGTAATTATGTCGATCGGAAGCTGAGAAGACGCTAG
- a CDS encoding glycosyltransferase translates to MNERIETFPEFSVLMSVYIKETPTRLEECLKSITEQTIPPNEIVIVEDGKLTNELYTVLENIEKEFPKILKRIPLKENVGLGQALSIGVQSCSYPLIARMDTDDVAAPQRFEKQLLVFKNNPEIGLLGSAIAEFEGDVSNVVALRTVPLDHEDIVKHAKRRNPFNHMTVMYKKEEVIQAGNYQHLNGFEDYYLWVRMLKNGTQTKNLNEILVYARAGNEMFYRRGGIQYLKSSKLARKKIYEVGFNSYSDYLISMIGQVVVSIVPNETRAYIYKKLLRSNNSKK, encoded by the coding sequence ATGAATGAAAGAATTGAAACATTTCCAGAGTTCAGTGTTTTAATGTCAGTATATATAAAAGAAACTCCAACAAGGTTAGAAGAATGTCTTAAAAGTATAACAGAACAAACAATTCCACCAAACGAAATCGTTATAGTTGAGGACGGAAAATTAACAAATGAGTTGTATACTGTATTAGAAAACATTGAGAAAGAGTTTCCAAAAATTTTAAAAAGAATTCCGTTAAAAGAGAATGTCGGGTTAGGGCAGGCTTTATCAATTGGCGTTCAATCGTGTTCTTATCCTTTAATTGCAAGAATGGACACAGATGACGTGGCAGCCCCGCAAAGATTTGAAAAACAATTATTAGTATTTAAAAATAATCCTGAGATTGGGCTTTTAGGATCTGCTATTGCAGAATTTGAAGGAGACGTATCGAATGTAGTGGCATTAAGAACAGTTCCTTTAGATCATGAGGATATAGTTAAGCATGCAAAAAGAAGGAATCCATTTAATCATATGACTGTAATGTATAAAAAAGAAGAGGTCATTCAAGCTGGAAATTATCAACACCTAAATGGATTTGAAGATTATTATTTATGGGTTCGAATGCTGAAAAATGGCACTCAAACAAAAAACTTAAATGAAATACTAGTTTATGCTAGAGCAGGAAATGAAATGTTTTATAGACGAGGAGGAATTCAGTACTTAAAAAGTTCTAAGTTAGCTAGAAAAAAAATATACGAAGTTGGATTTAACTCTTATTCTGATTACCTAATAAGTATGATTGGTCAAGTTGTTGTGAGCATTGTCCCTAATGAAACACGAGCTTACATCTATAAAAAATTACTAAGAAGCAATAACTCAAAAAAATAA
- a CDS encoding flavodoxin: MTTAMIVFASLTGNTEECTNIVEEALESLDVEVETVDCMQADPEDFLDVDICLVGTYTYGNDANLPDEIVDFYEELAEIDLTGKVFGTYGSGDTFYDKFCQSVDDFTEQFKKVGAVEGAESVKVDLDPGEEDIEHLQAFAKSLVEKAASL, encoded by the coding sequence GTGACTACTGCTATGATCGTGTTCGCAAGTTTAACTGGCAATACTGAAGAATGTACCAATATCGTTGAAGAAGCGTTAGAGAGTTTAGATGTAGAAGTGGAGACTGTTGACTGTATGCAAGCAGATCCGGAAGACTTTTTAGATGTCGATATTTGTCTCGTAGGAACTTACACGTATGGCAATGATGCCAATTTGCCAGATGAAATCGTTGATTTTTATGAAGAGTTGGCTGAGATTGATTTGACCGGAAAAGTATTCGGTACTTATGGTTCAGGCGATACATTTTATGACAAATTCTGTCAATCTGTCGATGACTTTACCGAGCAATTTAAAAAAGTTGGCGCTGTTGAAGGCGCTGAAAGTGTCAAAGTCGATCTAGATCCTGGTGAAGAAGACATTGAACACTTGCAAGCTTTTGCAAAATCTTTAGTGGAAAAAGCCGCATCACTATAA
- a CDS encoding TetR/AcrR family transcriptional regulator, which produces MARKKTILKSHILDTAYEVVKTEGFEGFTARNIAKTMNCSTQPIYLEFKNMDDLKNELFAKVKDYLVETVFQKKRTDDAVLNTCLNYIHFAKEEPVFFRALFLGDELGADRMYALPFEAMLAAFEQEAKTKELTKAEKKQAFEKIWIVVYGTAALVAQGLIKFDEKAVTANVKETIAKVS; this is translated from the coding sequence ATGGCTAGAAAGAAAACAATATTAAAATCTCATATTCTTGATACCGCATATGAGGTTGTAAAAACAGAAGGATTTGAGGGATTTACAGCCCGGAATATCGCAAAAACAATGAATTGTTCGACGCAGCCCATTTACTTGGAATTTAAAAATATGGACGATTTAAAAAATGAGTTATTTGCAAAAGTTAAAGATTATTTAGTAGAAACGGTGTTTCAAAAGAAACGAACAGATGATGCGGTATTAAATACCTGCCTCAATTACATTCATTTTGCAAAAGAGGAACCGGTCTTCTTCCGGGCGTTGTTTTTAGGAGATGAATTAGGAGCCGATCGGATGTACGCTCTTCCTTTTGAAGCCATGTTGGCTGCTTTTGAGCAAGAAGCTAAAACAAAAGAATTAACCAAAGCAGAAAAGAAACAAGCATTTGAAAAAATATGGATCGTGGTCTATGGAACAGCCGCTCTTGTAGCCCAAGGGTTGATAAAATTTGATGAAAAAGCTGTTACGGCCAATGTAAAAGAAACAATTGCCAAAGTTAGTTAA